One Candidatus Polarisedimenticolia bacterium DNA segment encodes these proteins:
- a CDS encoding TlpA disulfide reductase family protein, whose protein sequence is MVLELSDLEGRPSSLASYRGKAVLLNFWATWCVPCREEMPALRRIQARYAARGLSVVAASADEPARREEVRRFAHRHLRDLTVWTGATTRHMERLGLGEALPATALIDPEGRIAVRFIGPFDAALLESWVEWLLDGQAGLPPGSSRITAPSFSEEGPADRRHAHSHAGGHGEEEEHHHGTVGMEGASLVPS, encoded by the coding sequence GTGGTTCTGGAGCTCTCCGACCTGGAAGGACGGCCTTCCTCGCTCGCCTCCTACCGCGGGAAGGCCGTCCTCCTGAATTTTTGGGCGACCTGGTGCGTTCCCTGCCGCGAGGAGATGCCGGCGCTGCGGCGCATCCAAGCGCGGTATGCCGCCCGCGGGTTGAGCGTCGTGGCCGCGTCGGCCGACGAGCCGGCGCGCCGCGAGGAAGTGCGCCGATTCGCGCACCGGCACCTTCGCGATCTGACCGTCTGGACGGGGGCGACCACCCGGCACATGGAAAGGCTCGGGCTGGGTGAGGCGCTCCCGGCGACCGCTCTGATCGATCCCGAGGGCCGCATTGCCGTCCGGTTTATCGGCCCTTTCGACGCCGCCCTGCTGGAATCATGGGTGGAGTGGCTCCTCGACGGCCAGGCAGGGCTCCCTCCCGGGAGCAGCCGGATCACGGCGCCTTCCTTCTCGGAGGAGGGACCGGCCGATCGGCGCCACGCCCACTCGCATGCCGGCGGGCATGGCGAGGAGGAAGAGCACCATCACGGGACCGTCGGCATGGAAGGAGCGTCGCTCGTCCCTTCATGA